TTACGGGTAATTGACGCacaatatcttatttattttcttaacaacTACAGACGTAATCCTCAGAACTAGCGAATGATTTTGCTTATGAAATTCTAGATTTTataatgttatatgtatattccatTCTTTGTCTATATAGAAAAGATATCTCTCAAATTACTACATAGTACCATTCTCATCTATgaatatgttttcaaaaattaaaggcAAAAAAGCTATGAAGGTTTCTGATTTGAGGCAGAAAAAGAAGTACATTGATTGTACTATTTGCTTAACCCATCTTCGTGGTATACTGTGTATATTTTTGGGCATAAATCTCTTGTgttacataacaaaaattattacatgtaatataatataattagccTCGGCTTTTGTACTTATGCATCTATAAGATACTAATGACAATGGATGTGTTCTGATTAACACTATTCCGACTTCAGATCACTTATTTGTAGACAAAAGAgcataaagaaattatttatagctCAAGCCAATCAAAACCTAGTAATGATAGTTCTTATAAATGTGCAAGTagaaacaattgattttttttatatagacaaGGGATGGTCTTCTGAACTttgattgtgtttttttttaaattctaacttACAAATCTTACTTTTAAGATTCAGTACATAACACCCATTGCTTGCGCCCATGTTTGTTGaccaaaagtaaataaaataactacacAGTACGTCATGGGCGCCGTTAGGAAGACAAGACCCTTCAAATTTTATGTAACCCCAAAATACCCTCCCccattatgcatttttgaaacaatttaaattaaaaattggcgagaatgcttacttcagagggagaagttaacagcACGAGGACCTAttaagttatgaataaaaaagaagtagagTACACGCAACaacctatttttcttttctaacttTAAAGGTAATTTTTCATTACGTACATGTCAATTCTTCCTATGATGactccttcaaaatatattttctgaaataatCTACACTTTCAATTGAGAATTGCTGACCTGCAGTATTCCCATAAAATTTTGGACCATTATTTATGTGATCCgtataatcaataaaaagtagctcatctttacttttaaaaatgtttacttacaAAGTAATTTTGTAATCTACAGAGTAACGGCgatataattgattcattttcttatcaaaaaatttctaaagtgGACAGCCTAGTTTTTAAATCCTCTATTCTGCAATATTTTTACGAAATCCCATTGGCTTTATTTCCAAATCTTTAATCATgataaattagataaataatctGAAGAAGGGACAAGTTGCAGACTTTggacaaattattaatttaaaagtctCAAGACtaacaaatttttgttaaataaatattgactaaGAGTATTAACTTTTAGATTTAAGAAAAGTTATTGATGATAAGTTGTTGAAAAAATCAAGTATCACAAAGAGATATGTTGAATATCATGAACAAAATCTGAAGTAATCATGAACTTACAACATATTTAAAACagtgttaaatattatttccctATATAAGTATCcgacacaaatatatttttacattacttGCAAGTATTATCTAGTAGAAATAACGTCCAAAACATGTGATAGGTATATAGAAATATAGGAAACAAATTGATTTATCActaaatttatcatattaagTATATAAGTTATGTTCGGATTgacaaaataatagttaatatatataacaatgatcTGACGATCTTTGGATGATTTAACGATCTAACTCATcatagttaattttattaaaaatataatatgaactaAAATACATCACATTTAAACCTCCAAGACAATCAAGTCGAACATATTACATTACAAATTTGTAATCGAACCAACTCTGGTTTTTCTTAATggcaaatgaaaaaatagggaaatgagctgggggggggggatatgatttaaaatactgacgtcataaatggAATGCTTATTGTTGTTGTTTACGTCATTCCCTCGCCTCCATTTTCTTTCACatggtttattattattaattccgACAAACTCAAAGTTACAAAGTagaatattttgacaatttatagcAACAATTACAATGCTTCGGTCTGGCCTACGCTCTTTTCGTAGGTGTCAATACTTGGGTGTACGCAATTATTCTGGAGGCGATCCTGGGAAGAGACCCTCATTTTTTGGGAACTTCGTTAAAAACTTTAAGGATGAATATTCAAAGGATCAGAAGATACAAAGTAATTTGACTAAATTCAGAGAAGAAGCCAAGAGGCTGGAAGAATCGCAGGCTCTCCAAGATGCAAGATCTAAATTTAATAAGATTGAGGAGGAAACATCTGGTGTTTTAAAGGATCGTATCAAAGATTTTTCTGGGAGTCTCGAAGGTATCTTTCTTCATTGATAAAAGTCctttatcaattcatatttctatttttttaggttcCCGTAAAAAGATTAATGAACTTGGAGAATCAGTGTCAAAGGCTGCTGAATCGGTTTCCAAAGCAGCAGAATCCATTGGAAGTACATCTGCTTTCCAGAAGGCGTCTCGCTCTGCCTCCATTCTAAAAAAAGAGATTGAAGGCTCTTCTTTAGGGACCCATGTTTATAGTCGTCCAAGCACTTTAAGGAAAAGGAAGAGTAGCACTCCAAATGAAAACATAACAGTTGATGATACTTCTACAGGTGTAGAGCTTCATAAGGACTCTAAATTTTTTGCTAGCTGGCAATCGTTCAAAGATAGCAATCCTGTATTCAATCGTTTTGTTGAGGCCAGAATGAAATATGAAGAAAGTGACAATCCTGTAGTGAGGGGAGCCCGCGTTGTGACGGATAAACTACATGATATTTTGGGAGGATTGTTCACAACAACCGAGCTTTCTCAAGCTTTAACCGAAATCATTAAAATGGATCCTAACTTTTGCCGTGAAGAGTTTTTAAAGCAATGTGAACGAGACATTATACCTAATATACTCGAAGCCATCAATCAAGGTGATTTAGAAATTTTAGAAGATTGGTGCTTTGAAGCTCCCTTCAGTGTTTTAGCCACTCCCATTCGCCAGGCAAAAGAATTAGGATATTTAATGGAATCAACTGTTTTAGATATTGATAATGTTGATTTAACCACTGGTATGATGATGGAACAAGGACCGGTCCTTGCTATTACGTTTAACGCTCAACAGATACTATGTGTCAGAGACAGAAGTGGGAAAATAATTGAAGGGGATCCTGAACGAGTCATGAGGATCATGTACATATTTGTTCTTTGTAGAGATCAAACGGAACTTGATCCTCAAGCTGCTTGGCGTCTCCTGGAAGTTCAAGCTCGTGACAGGCAAGAACAATACTTATAaccctcatattaaaaaatttcaacgcataaataattatttatcctcTGTGTTCGGAGTAAGCTTTATTGATTCTTCAAGAGTTATGTTTTGCATTTGAGGATCT
The sequence above is drawn from the Lepeophtheirus salmonis chromosome 5, UVic_Lsal_1.4, whole genome shotgun sequence genome and encodes:
- the LOC121117508 gene encoding mitochondrial import inner membrane translocase subunit TIM44, with amino-acid sequence MLRSGLRSFRRCQYLGVRNYSGGDPGKRPSFFGNFVKNFKDEYSKDQKIQSNLTKFREEAKRLEESQALQDARSKFNKIEEETSGVLKDRIKDFSGSLEGSRKKINELGESVSKAAESVSKAAESIGSTSAFQKASRSASILKKEIEGSSLGTHVYSRPSTLRKRKSSTPNENITVDDTSTGVELHKDSKFFASWQSFKDSNPVFNRFVEARMKYEESDNPVVRGARVVTDKLHDILGGLFTTTELSQALTEIIKMDPNFCREEFLKQCERDIIPNILEAINQGDLEILEDWCFEAPFSVLATPIRQAKELGYLMESTVLDIDNVDLTTGMMMEQGPVLAITFNAQQILCVRDRSGKIIEGDPERVMRIMYIFVLCRDQTELDPQAAWRLLEVQARDRQEQYL